One stretch of Caldinitratiruptor microaerophilus DNA includes these proteins:
- the flhF gene encoding flagellar biosynthesis protein FlhF, whose product MRVKRFVGRTFPEVVSQVHAELGPQAVILYTRPVRMGGVFGLLRRKLVEAIAAVDDFPVPRETSPSDTVGGRVLSGASSVPEPATRAPAPTPAAAPPPPLPATKSGPVTFVPEALPPAKRDGLPRVEVKCDRGFVAYSKRWPDADGDLPAELAKLSSLMGRVLDHLDLSRIQGLEVAVRPVYISLVGQGVEPEIAAGLARQVQGRLRREGGRSLAELARAVLADHLGWPATVQLEPGAHRVIALVGPTGVGKTTTLAKLAAHFALTRERRVAVMTADTYRIAAVEQLRTYCELIGVPLTVAQSPEDVAAGLQAHRAADLILVDTAGRSHNNLAQMDDLVRYLAALRPDETYLVLSLTASTTDAEAVARAYEDVGYNRLLFTKLDEATQPGMMVNLRARTEKPLSYITTGQSVPHDIEVASPDRLLPLFLRELSNA is encoded by the coding sequence ATGCGGGTGAAGCGCTTTGTGGGCCGGACGTTCCCGGAGGTGGTCTCCCAGGTTCACGCTGAGCTCGGTCCCCAGGCCGTGATCCTGTACACGAGGCCGGTCCGGATGGGGGGTGTCTTTGGCCTCCTCCGCAGGAAGCTGGTTGAGGCTATCGCTGCCGTGGACGATTTCCCGGTCCCGAGGGAAACGTCGCCGAGCGATACGGTGGGAGGCCGTGTCCTGTCCGGGGCATCGTCCGTTCCTGAACCCGCCACGAGGGCACCTGCACCGACGCCTGCCGCTGCCCCGCCGCCCCCGCTTCCGGCAACTAAATCCGGGCCGGTCACCTTTGTCCCAGAGGCCCTGCCCCCGGCAAAGCGGGACGGTTTGCCCCGGGTGGAAGTGAAGTGCGATCGGGGCTTCGTGGCGTACTCAAAGCGGTGGCCCGATGCCGACGGCGACCTGCCTGCTGAGCTGGCCAAGCTGTCGAGCCTCATGGGTCGCGTCCTGGACCACCTGGATCTCTCGCGGATTCAGGGGCTGGAGGTAGCAGTGCGGCCGGTGTACATCTCCCTGGTGGGCCAGGGCGTCGAGCCGGAGATCGCCGCCGGATTGGCGCGGCAGGTGCAGGGGCGCCTCAGGCGGGAAGGTGGCCGGTCACTGGCCGAGTTGGCGCGGGCCGTCCTCGCGGATCACCTGGGTTGGCCGGCGACGGTGCAACTGGAGCCCGGGGCTCACCGGGTGATAGCCCTCGTGGGGCCGACCGGGGTGGGTAAGACCACGACACTGGCCAAACTGGCGGCCCACTTCGCGCTGACCCGAGAGCGCCGGGTGGCGGTGATGACGGCGGACACGTACCGGATCGCCGCGGTGGAGCAACTGCGCACTTACTGCGAGCTCATCGGCGTGCCTCTGACCGTGGCGCAGTCGCCGGAGGACGTGGCCGCCGGGTTGCAGGCACATCGAGCGGCTGACCTCATTCTCGTCGATACGGCCGGGCGGAGCCACAACAACCTAGCCCAGATGGACGACCTGGTCCGCTATCTGGCGGCCCTGAGGCCTGATGAGACTTACCTGGTTCTGAGCCTGACGGCTTCCACCACGGACGCCGAGGCCGTGGCTCGGGCCTACGAGGACGTCGGGTACAACCGCCTCCTTTTCACCAAGCTGGACGAGGCGACCCAGCCCGGAATGATGGTCAATCTCCGGGCGCGGACAGAGAAGCCCTTGTCCTACATCACCACGGGACAGAGCGTGCCGCACGACATCGAGGTCGCAAGCCCCGATCGCCTTCTTCCACTCTTTCTCAGGGAACTGTCCAACGCGTGA
- the fliG gene encoding flagellar motor switch protein FliG: MLDGVEKAALFLIAIGPQLAARVFQHLRQDEVELLSLVIARRQQVSRAVQDAVMHEFYQLAAAQTHVVRGGIEYARSLLERVLPAAKAKEVVDRLTASLQTRPFNVARKADPGQLLSFIQGEHSQTIALVLAHLQPDQAAVVLSALPPERQVEVVQRIAHMDWTSPDILREVEQVLERKLASLVSEDLAAAGGVESLVEILNHVDRTTERTIMEWLSVQSPELAEEVKKRLFLFEDIVRLDDRSLQRVLREVDMNRDLPLALKTASDEVKQKIFRNISKRAGENLRENIELLGPVRLRDVEEAQAKIVNIIRRLEEQEEIVISRGGKDEVLV, from the coding sequence ATGCTCGACGGGGTGGAGAAAGCCGCCCTGTTTCTGATCGCAATCGGCCCGCAGTTGGCAGCGCGGGTGTTTCAGCACCTGAGGCAGGACGAGGTGGAGCTCCTCAGCCTCGTGATCGCCAGACGGCAACAGGTGTCCCGGGCTGTACAGGATGCCGTGATGCATGAGTTTTACCAGTTGGCCGCGGCCCAGACGCACGTTGTCAGGGGCGGGATTGAATATGCCCGGTCGTTGTTGGAAAGGGTGCTGCCGGCAGCCAAGGCCAAGGAGGTCGTGGACCGGCTGACGGCATCCCTGCAGACCAGGCCGTTTAACGTTGCCCGGAAGGCCGATCCCGGCCAGCTTCTGTCTTTCATTCAAGGGGAACACTCGCAGACAATTGCCCTGGTGCTGGCCCACTTGCAGCCTGATCAGGCCGCAGTGGTCCTGTCTGCCCTGCCGCCGGAGCGCCAAGTAGAGGTGGTCCAGCGGATCGCGCACATGGACTGGACCAGCCCGGACATTCTGCGGGAAGTGGAGCAGGTGCTGGAGCGGAAGCTGGCGTCGCTGGTTAGCGAAGACCTTGCGGCGGCGGGGGGCGTGGAAAGCCTAGTGGAAATCCTGAACCACGTGGACCGGACAACCGAGCGGACGATCATGGAGTGGCTCTCGGTGCAGAGCCCGGAGCTGGCGGAGGAGGTCAAGAAGCGGCTGTTCCTGTTCGAGGACATCGTGCGTCTGGACGACCGGTCGCTGCAACGGGTGCTGCGGGAAGTGGACATGAACAGGGACCTGCCGCTGGCGTTGAAAACCGCGAGCGACGAGGTGAAGCAAAAGATCTTCAGGAACATCTCGAAGCGGGCCGGCGAGAACCTGCGGGAGAACATCGAACTGCTTGGGCCGGTGCGGCTGCGGGACGTGGAAGAAGCGCAGGCGAAGATCGTGAACATCATCCGGCGGCTGGAGGAGCAGGAGGAGATTGTCATCAGCCGTGGGGGCAAGGACGAGGTCCTCGTGTGA
- a CDS encoding chemotaxis protein CheX — MDSDLVHSFLVAAHDILTAEDLSPVRVGAVTTVDSPLVSHEVSVLIGMTGRQGGVVVLYGMSGTTAKGLVSVMMGGPVQARDALVQSAVGEIGNMIAGRAAMELAKRGRDVNITPPLIVVGEKRISRSNVRRLVIPFTTSSGDILIHLALAEAFRAGRVSKGVDHGLVRFAAEG, encoded by the coding sequence ATGGACTCTGATCTTGTCCATTCGTTCTTGGTCGCTGCTCACGACATCTTGACTGCAGAGGATCTCTCACCAGTTCGCGTTGGTGCGGTGACCACCGTGGACTCCCCGCTGGTATCGCATGAGGTCTCCGTGCTCATCGGGATGACAGGCCGTCAAGGTGGAGTCGTGGTCCTATACGGGATGTCTGGCACGACGGCCAAGGGGCTTGTGAGTGTCATGATGGGAGGACCGGTGCAGGCGCGGGATGCCCTGGTGCAGAGTGCTGTCGGCGAGATAGGGAACATGATCGCAGGCCGCGCGGCCATGGAACTGGCAAAAAGAGGGCGAGACGTGAATATCACACCACCACTGATCGTAGTGGGAGAGAAGCGGATTTCCAGGTCGAACGTCAGGCGTCTGGTGATCCCGTTTACTACCAGCAGCGGGGACATCCTGATTCACCTAGCACTGGCTGAGGCCTTTCGAGCAGGACGGGTGTCGAAAGGCGTTGATCATGGGTTGGTAAGATTTGCTGCGGAAGGGTAG